TCATGGCCAGAAGGCGATGCGCCTTCTGCGGTGACCGAGGCATGATCTTTGGGACCAGAGCCTGCGCTTTATCTACGCCTCCGCCGACAATTCCGGGAGCAGAGACGTAAAACTGTCCCAGATCACTCATGGCCTGTACATTCGCGGGATTCAACTGTACGGCCTGCTCAAAGGCAACGTGGACCTTTTTGGCCACAGCAAAAGCAGTGAGCATATTGGCCTGAGATGCCTTCAATCCGTAGGCGCGACCTAGCCACATCTGATGGTCGCTATTGGAAGGATCGTCTGAGGTTGCCTGTTCGCACTGACGGACTGCGGAATCGGCCATGTCCTGGGAATAATAGACCCGGCAAAGTAGCTGGTGAGCGCGTGCATCGTGCGGCTGAGCGGAGAGAATCTGGTTCAGCATGGCGGCGGCTTCGTCGACGCGACCCTGCTTCAAGAGAGACTCGGCCTGAAGGTCATCGGCGAAAGAGCGAGCTCCGCAGAGAAGAAGCGCAACCCACAGAAATACAAGCCGAAAAGAAGGGGAGAATAAAGCCATAGTTATTCGACGATCTTTACGGCGAGGCCGTTCGAAAGATCGCGGTTACTGCTGGTAGCGTTCAATGCCACTGTATCCTTCTCCGTCAGACCGCTCAGGATCTCTACCCGGGTCAGATTCAGTACACCAACCTGGACCGGAGTTCGCACCAGTTTTCCTTGTACGATGCGGTAAACATAGTCACTGACGCCCTCCGTATGAAGAGCTTCCCGGGGGACGCTAAGCACATTGAAGCGCTGCGAAACCGTGACCGTGACAGTCACATTGGTATTTGGAAGCAGGTCTTCGCGGGCATCATCCACCGTAATGATGCACTCGCCGACGTTGCGGGTTCCATAAGCGATTACCGTGGAAGGGGCGCGGCTGATATGTCCATGCCATGCCTGATCGGGTTTTGCATCCCACACGATTTTGACTGCCTGACCGACAGCCAATTTGCCAATCTCGGGCTCATCAAAATACGCACGGACCTGAAGGCGGTTTAGATCTGCAACATCCATGAGCGTTTCGCCGCCATCGACGTAATCGTAGGTCGTTACGGGAATGGAGTAGACGGTACCAGCGAGAGGAGAGCGGATATTTGCATTGTTATAGCTGCTCCGAGCTGCGGCTACGGTTGCCTGTGCATCCGCCAATTGCGCTTGTACTTTGCTACGGTCACTTGCTC
This portion of the Edaphobacter sp. 4G125 genome encodes:
- a CDS encoding tetratricopeptide repeat protein, with protein sequence MALFSPSFRLVFLWVALLLCGARSFADDLQAESLLKQGRVDEAAAMLNQILSAQPHDARAHQLLCRVYYSQDMADSAVRQCEQATSDDPSNSDHQMWLGRAYGLKASQANMLTAFAVAKKVHVAFEQAVQLNPANVQAMSDLGQFYVSAPGIVGGGVDKAQALVPKIMPRSPQKAHRLLAMIAKKKNDLSTAEAEYKFAIAIGKTPEAWVDLGLFYREQSQPEKAVAALESSVQANSARDAALVDAASILTDLHRRPEFTEKLLREYLASPSKTDAAPAFKVHLQLGDLLKQHGDTAGARREYAAAVALASNFGPARKAVQGA
- a CDS encoding efflux RND transporter periplasmic adaptor subunit; this translates as MPTTETRRLNPYALTGIILAVVLLAFLGIRMLTRDIVEVRAAAVTHQNLLKAISTNGRVEPIEEFQAHAQAPGVVSKIYVKVGQKVKKGELLLRMEDADVVSKLATAKSSLASAQSTAHDLAQGGTQEERLALAADLSRAEHQKQQADKDLAALRQLQQRGAASASEVASAEQRVQAAQITLNSVQQRETQRYGASDRSKVQAQLADAQATVAAARSSYNNANIRSPLAGTVYSIPVTTYDYVDGGETLMDVADLNRLQVRAYFDEPEIGKLAVGQAVKIVWDAKPDQAWHGHISRAPSTVIAYGTRNVGECIITVDDAREDLLPNTNVTVTVTVSQRFNVLSVPREALHTEGVSDYVYRIVQGKLVRTPVQVGVLNLTRVEILSGLTEKDTVALNATSSNRDLSNGLAVKIVE